DNA sequence from the Leptospira limi genome:
GACAAACCCCCACCTAGTACGATGGCTTTTTTTGCACCAGAATTTCGTGTTTTAGTTTCTGCGCTTACCACACCTGTGGATTGTCCGTAGAATTTTTTAGGGGAGAGAAGGCTTAAGCCCACTGCTGTGGCAGTCAAATTTTTGAGGAATGTTTTTCGATTCATAGAACTTTCCCCTATTTTACCACTCAAAACAAAAAAGGCTAGAAAAATTACAAAAATAGATTCTATTGGCCTTGGCTTTTTTATGCGAAATACAAAGACAATTTTTAATATTCCAATCCTCTCCTTCTTTTCTGCGTACCTTCTAATCCATCCTGCCAATTTCTTAATGGCGGCACCTAAAATTGATTTGGCTACTGAAATGAGTGGAGTCGTAATCTGGAACCAAGTTTTGGTTTTGGAAGATCCTACCCAATCCATTTCAGAGGCGACAATTGTATCTGGTGAAAAAGATGGAGAATTCAAACAACTCACTTCGCCTAATTTAGGTTTTTCTCAGTCGGTGTTTTGGGTCAAATTGGATGTTACCAATCCAAATTCTCAAGTGGTGCGATGGAATTTGTTATTTGATTTTCCACTGATAGACGAAATCCAAATTTTGGGTGATCCAGTTCCCAAAAATTCGTTACGAAAACTTGGTGACACTTCTCCTTTTTCCGAACGAAACGTGGAATACCGAAATCCAGTTTTTCCCTTCGAAACACTTCCTAAAACAAACTCTGTCTATTATCTCAAAATTAAATCCGAATCAACCATTCCATTGGCATTGGAACTTTGGACAGAACGAGAATTTAATGAAAAGATAAACAAGGAACAGATGATCTTCGGAATTTTTTACGGAATTTTGTTTGTGATGATTGCTTACAACTTTTTCATTTATATTTTTACGTATGAAAAAAGTTATCTACTGTATCTTTTTTTCATCAGCTCTATATTTTTCTTTCACCTAGTGAACAATGGATTTGCATTTCAATACATTTGGCCTAATTGGGTCTTTTGGGCAAATTATTCTTTGCCATTTTTTATCTGTTTGTCCTGCATCACGGGAATCATTTTTACTCATAATTATTTAAGTTTGAAAAAACACCTCCCAAAGGTTTCCAAATTGATGTGGGTTTGGGTAGGAATCCTTGTTTTGTTTTCTTTCATTACGTTTTTTTTACACTACCGAGTTGCGATGGTCACCTCTATATTGTTAACTGTTCCCACAGCACTTTTACTTGTGTATAGTGGAACGTATACATTTTTGGCAAATGTTCGAACTGCGCGGTATTATCTAATCTCTTGGTTGTTTTTTTTGTTAGGTGTTTTGTTATATTCTTTAAAAAGTTTGGGATTTTTATCAGACAATCATATCACAAGATGGACCATTCAAATTGGAACAGCCTTACAAACAATTTTATTATCATTAGGGTTGGCAGACAGAATCAATTTTTTAACCAGAAGTTTGCGGGAAAATCTAAGAGATTTATCTCATGCTAAAATAAAAATTGAAGAGTCTGAAAAACGTTTTAGAGAAATTTTCCAAGGTTCCGATGAAGTGATTTTGATGATGAACGAAGATTTTGAAATCATCAATGCGAATCGATCATTATCAAAACACCTTGGTTATCGATTAGATGATTTGAGAAACAAAAAAATTACAGAAATCCTTTATACAGGAAGAGACCAAAAATCAGATTATAACGTGATGTATGTGAATGACAAACTCACAGACTTAAAGATGACCGGATCTGCAATTAATTTTAGAACAGAGTTGTCACAAAAGTATGTAAAAGAACCAAAGGAAATGGTATGTCGTATCCAATACATTGATTTTGAAGAAACTAGAGAAGTGTTAATGACCTTATCTCCCGAAAATGAAGATACCATTATCCAACTCATTGATTCTGAAAAAATTGAACTTTCGATGAATAATTATCTTCGGAATGCAGAACTTGTTTCTCAAAAGATAACTTCCCAATTAGCAAAGTACTTAACCAACATAGAACAAACGGAAGTTCGGTCTTCTATACGAGAGATTATCATCAACGCGGTAGAACATGGAAATTTGAATATCAGTTTTGATGAAAAATCAAAAGCACTGTTGGAAGGAAATTACTTAGAGTTTTTACAAAAACGACAAGAGGACCCAAGGTATCGTCACAAAAAAGTAAAAATAGAATATTCTTTTAGCAGTGAATATGTCGCCTATCGAATCACCGATGAAGGTAGAGGATTTGATCATAAAAAACATATGGAAAAATCGTTAGATGAAATGAACGAGGCACATGTCCAACATGGAAGAGGGATCCTTATGACAAAATCGGTTTTTGACCGAATTGAATACAACGACAAAGGGAATCAGGTCAGTTTGATCAAATTTATAAATCGTGATTAATTTTTTTGCCAGTCGAGAACCCACCATTCATTCCATTCTTTGGAATAAAGGAGTTTTCCTGGCAAATGACTTTGTAATAAACTTAAAAATTCATCTTTTTTCTCTGTGATGATTCCTGAAAAAATAATTCTAGGTGCATTGATTTTTGCCAAGTGACGGATGTTTTGTGAAAGAACTGCAAACGTTATATTGGCAATTGCCAAATCATATTTTTCTTTGGAAAGTTTTGGATTGTCGATCCCTGATTCTTCTACACTAAACTGAAATCCTTTTGGGTATTCGTTTTCAGTCCAGTTAGACCATGCTGCTTTGACAGCATTTGGATCTATGTCCAAAGCAAAAATTTTACTCACTCCAAACTTAGCAAGACCTATGGATAAAATTCCAGAACCTGTTCCCACATCACAAGCTGATTGGAATAAAAACTTACCTTCTGCAAATAATGAATCCAAATGTTCTAAAATGAGTTTGGTGGTTTCATGGTGACCTGTTCCGAATGCCACACCAGGGTTAATAAAAAGAGGAATGCCTCCCGTAGGTTTCCATAATGCGATTGTATTCGGTTCATTTTTTTCCCATGTTGGAATCACCCAAAGTTTATTTCCAATAGGGAAGGGTTTGTAATATTCTTTGTATGCTTCTTCGTAATCCCTGGTTTCTATGATACGCGATTCCGAATTAGAATTGTTAGGTGCATGAAGTTTTAGAAAGATTAGAATTTTTAATTCCTTTTCTACTTCATCAGTTTGTAAATAAATACGAATATTTGTATTGTCTCGGATGAGGCCTTGGTCTTTTTCTTTTGGTGCTTCACCGTCAAAAAGAATTTCATAATACCCAGCACATTGTAAAGAATCTAGTAGTTCATAAAATGGATCTGATAATTCTTTCGGTAAATTGACTTTTAATTCTCGGTATTCCAAACTTAACCTATCTCATCCGTGTAATCCATCACCAAGTACATAAGAGTTTCTTGGTCTGTAGGATTAGAATATTCATGAGAAACATCTGCTTTAAAAAACACAGAGTCTTTTGGCTCAAGTTCCACTACCTTTTCTCCTACACGCAATCGAAGTTTCCCAGAGACAACAACGAGGTTTTCCGTCGTCCCTGTTTTGTGTGGTTCCGCAACTTCATGGCCACCAGGTTTTAAAATGAGTTCATAAAATTCTGTTTTGCGGTTTCCTAGGAATGGAAACAGGGCACGGCTTGCAAACACCTTTGAGTTGGAATATAAAACCTTGGAGTTTTCTGCTTTTAAGATATGGATTCCGTCTTGGTTTTTTTCTTTCAGGAGTTCCGAAAAAGGAACATTGAGCCCGTTTGCAATTTTCCATAAAACAGAGATGGTCGGCACTGATTTCCCTTGTTCAATTTGAGACAACATTGCTCGGCTGACACCACAACGGTTAGCGAGTTTGTCCAAAGAAAATCCTTTGGTATGGCGGATGAGTTTCAGGTTTTCTTTGACAACGTCTGTTATATAGTCGCCCGATTCTGAAATTAAAGGATCTAATCCGTCACTTGTTTGTTCTACTTTACTGACCATTGTCCAAGCGTCCAATATAACAGAGGTACTGTCAAGAAACTATCGTTTGTGCCTTTCTTTTTTCTCTTCGATGACAAACACAGGTGGGAGTTTCATCCCTTGTGGGAATTTTTTTTGGACTTCCTTGGCTGTCCCGCGAAAAGAAGTTTCATGTGCGAACGAAATTCCCAGAGCCAAAAAGATCATACGATCATTCGGAAGGATTTTGGCTAGAGTTTCCAGGCAATGTTTGGCGCGGTAAGGGGTTTCGTAAAAGGCGAGTGTGATCCCAAGGCCTAAGTATTGTTTTAAGGTTTTTTCCCTTTCCTTTTCTTCTCTCGGTAAAAATCCAAGGAATAAAAAAGGCGAAGTCGCAAAACCAGAACTGGTGAGAGCGGAGACAAGAGCCGTGGGGCCCGGTGCCGATCTCACTTCCACTCCCATTTCCCAAGCAAGTGGGACAAGCCACTTACCTGGGTCTTCGAGGCCTGGACTTCCAGAATCGGAAATGAGACAAGTGCGTTTTGTCATGGCGAGTTTCATTCCTATCTCATCCATCTCACTTCTGGATGTATGTTCATTGAGGAGGTCAAATGGTTTAGAAATCCCAAGTTTTTTCAGTAGGGTAGATGTGGTCCTTTGTTCTTCCCCTAAGATCCAATCTGCTTCTTCTAGCAATTGTTTGGTGCGCGGTGGAAGGTCTAAGTCGTTTCCAATGGAATTGGATACTAAATACAATCGATTCATTTGATTAAAGTTTGGTAGGTAAAATAAGGTTGGATGAGAATTCCTTTTGCACTGCAGGCTTTAACAAATTCAGGATCACCTTTATCAATGGCCACTCCGAATTCTTTAGCTTTGGTTAACATGGGATAGTCATTAAACGAATCACCAAATACCAAATCAGGATACTGGCCAATTCTTTCTTCTATTGCTTTAACTTTCCCTTCACCATAGGTATATGGTTCAATGAGTTCGTGAGTATACCTTCCATTTCCATCTAAGGTTTGTCTCATACCAATTACATTACTTTCTAACACGGGAAAGTGGTGGGCGATGGCAGCAATGCCAGGTTCAGGAGAAGCTGTTACAATGAACACTTTCCAATTGTGGTGGTGTAAGAATTGGATTAAATCTTTCATTTCCACTTGGGGAAACACTCCAGACTCATCTTCCGGTAAGTTCACTCGTTTCCAGGCACGTCTCGAGATTTCGTAATAATCTTCTTTTGATAGTCCTTGGAATAAAAAACAAGTCCAACGGTATCCTCTTTCAATTCCAAATTCTTTTAATTGGAAAGAATATTCTTCCCATATCAAATGTTCTTTTTCAGCTAAACTCAGTTTGGTGTGGTCTTTCCAAAGTTTTTTATCACGAAAAAATGGGGAGAGGTCAGTTGGTAAAAATATAAGATCTTCTCTGATGATTTGGTCCATGATTTTTTCGCCAAAATCATTACGGATGAGGGTATTATCAAAATCAAAACAGACAATGCCTGTTTTTTTAGGAATCAGTGTTGTCAGACGGTCATAAATTTCATCTGTCCAACTATGCTTTGTAAGGTTTGTCACAAATACTTAGTCTGCAAATCCGACAAGGTTTGTGGCAACACCTTCTTCAAATGGAGTGAGAAAGTTTTCAGGATTCAAATACACATTATGAAATCGAACTTCGAAATGGACATGAGGTCCTGTTGACTTTCCAGTGTTTCCTGAAAAAGCTATGATTTGCCCTTTTTTCACAATGTCACCAGGTTTGACGAGTAACTCCTGATTATGCCCATACACAGTATGGAAATGGTTCATGTCATGGTGGTAAATTTTTACAGCAAGACCGTAGTCTCCACCTCTCCCAGCTTCTTCTACCACTCCATCAGCTGCCGCAAGTACGATTGAGTTTTTCGGAATGGCGATGTCAAGGCCTGTATGCCAAGTGTTCCAACGCCTTCCAATCCGCGAAGAAATTCGAGATTTGTTATTGGGTAACACTGGCCAAATGAATTGGTCAATCGGAGAATCGATGGTTTCACGAAAGAGTTCTTTTTCTTGGAGGTTCCGCATGTATTCAGCGGAATAAGGGAAAAATAAGGAACGTTTCAAACGTTTGAGTTCGGTTTCCGTCAGGTGGTTGATTTCCATTACCTCTTGGGCAAGCACACCAAACTCAGATGCCTTTTCCAATAAGGATTTTTTCTCTGCATTCAGATCTACCCATAGGCCCCATTGGTCGTTATACCGTTGGAACACATGATTGTCCAAAAAAACAGGACCATTTTTTTGCTTTTGGTATGCCGCATAGGCCGAGTAGGTCACGACAAAGAGGATTAGGACCAGTATGATATAGTAACTGCGATTTCGCTTCATCTCATTTCGCCTCAAAAACTATGGTGCAATGCCAAATTCTCATGGCCACCCACCTGGTCAAGGCGAAGAGGTCTGAAACTTGCGTCAATCATGGCTTTTATGTGACATAAGAAAGTGGGTCCGGTCTCTGTCATTTCCTTTTCTTGGAAGGAAATGAAAAATTAACGTTGTTAATTAGAATGGAATGGTTTTAGAAACAGGGAAAATGAGAAGGGAAAGGACCGATTGGTTTTCGATCCTTTCTTTTGGTTCTGATTAGGAGGTAGCTTGTGTTTTCTGTTGGCCTGTGCGGTAGAGATAAATCCCAGCAATCACCAAACAAACAATGCCAATGGCATAATAAGCCCAATTGACATCGAAGTAACCAAGCACTAAAAATCCAAAGAGTAATCTTGTAATCTCAAGGGCTCCCGCCCAAGTTTTGTTTTCAATCAGTGCATTGATGGAAACAAGGGAAAGTGTCACCCAAATGGTAACAAGGACTTGAGAGACAAAACTGAACTTCGGAACAAAGAGTAAAAACGCAAACGAGAGTAGTAAGACCAAAACAAACCAAGTGGTTGTATAGGTTTTTACTTCCGTAGCCGGTTTTGGGTCATACTTTTGAAACGAATTTGGACTTACTTCAGGGATAGGTAAAAATCCAGCTGGTTGGTTTCCTTGCCTTGGGTACCAACCTGGTGGTTTTAAAAAGACACGGATTTTATCCATAAAGTATTCGGCGGCAAAGGCTTGTTTTAGAAGTTCCCAGTAGTAGTGGAAGTTTGCATACACAGGGTTAAAACTGCGAAGTGGTTTTACGGTTCCATACACACAAGGTTCTGTTTCTTCTTGGAAAGTCCCAAACATTCGGTCAAAGAGGATAAAAATCCCACCATGGTTTTTGTCGATGTAGATCGGGTTAATCGCGTGGTGAACTCGGTGGTGAGAAGGTGTCGAAAGGATGTACTCACCAATCTTTCCAATTTTACCAACTGCTTTTGTGTGTACCCAAAATTGGTAGATAAGATTGATTTGTCCACTGGCAAGATACATCCATGGATGAAACCCAATCAGAGCAAGTGGTACATAAAATACCCAAGTCACAAGGCCACCAAGACCAGTTTGTCTGAGGGCAACCACAAGGTTGTATTCTTCACTATGGTGGTGGATGACATGCCCTGCCCAAAGGAAATTCACTTCATGTGCTAAGCGGTGTGACCAATAATAACAGAAATCTTGACCGACAATACAAAGCACCCATGCCCAAGGGTTTGTCATGGCAAATTCAAAAAATCGAAAGTGTTCATAGATATAAAAATAGGCATATAAACCCACACCCTTTTGGAAAAGGCCCCAAATTTGTGAAATGATTCCCGTACTCAAATCGGCAATCGAATCATTCAACCGGTACAGGTCTTTGTTCCTGCGGTAACCGATGTACACTTCAATGCCAATCAAAAGGAAAAAAACGGGGATGGCATACGTTACAATGGGAGGGGGTGTGAAATTCTCAAACATAGCGGACTATATTTGACATCATTTTGACAAAATGTCAAGTAAATGTTGACCAAGATTCAGAAATTGTTCACGGTTCAATTCTTCAGGTCGTTTGGTCGGAGGGATTTCGGAACGGACCAATGCTTCTGCCAGTGCCTCACGGAAAATGGGATCCTCGGAAAAGGGAGATTCCCGTAAACTCACTTGGATTTGTTTTCGTTTGCCCCAAAACACAGTTCGTAACATGCGAGACCAAATTTCCACTTCCACTTCTGATTGAGGAGACCAGTGCTGTTTTCCCTTTTCTTTTTTGGGAGAGAGTAAAATGAGAGCGGAATGGATTTTGGGAATGGGAAAAAAACAATTTTTATGGACTGTCTTTAGGTATTTCACTTCGCAGAAGGCAGATAAAAATACGGAGAGAGAAGAGGTTTCTTTCACAAGTCGTTCTGCAAACTCCTTTTGTACCATAAAAATTCCACCTTGGAAGTTTCGGCAATGGATGATCAGTGTGTTGATGATTTCTGTTGTGAGGTGGTAAGGTAGGTTTCCAAATACAAAAACTTTTTTCGGAAAAATATGGTGTAAATTTTCTAAGGCATCACCTGCAAATAAATTTGCTTTCGGAAACTTAGGTAAAATTTCATCCTTTGCCAATTCTATGTAAGCAAAATCAATTTCAAATAAATCAGTATGTTTTCCTAAACTCAAAATTGGATAGGTTAAAGTTCCAAGGCCAATTCCAATTTCTGCCAAAGAAACATCATCTTCAGCAAACAAAGGTTTTGCTGTATTTACAATGTATTCCACAATGTTATTATCAATTAGGAAATTTTGACCAAATTTTTTTTGGGCCCTGATTCCTTTTTGTTCAAAGAAGGTTTGGATTTGTGAGATAGTGGAATAAGGAGATTTCAAATTGATCCTCAACGATGATGATTTTCCATGCGTTAGAAATCCCAAGTAGTTTTTGGTAGATGATCCATTCTTTTGCTTCCTTTTTTTTCCAAGGAGGGAAATCGAGAACAAGGATTCCCTTCCATTTTGGTAAGGATTTGAATTTTTCTGATTCTTTTAAAGCACGTAATAAGGAGTTCACTTCCTTCGGATTGCCATCAAATCGAAATAATGTTACATCCTTTGTGAGATCGTTACCCAATCGGAGTGAAGATTGGATTTGGATTCCTTGTTTTTTAAATTGCCGAATGAAAGGGGAAACATGTGATTCAAAAAAAATCACATCCTTAATTTTTTCTTTTTTTTGCAGTCGTAAAACCGTTTGCAAACAGGTTTCGGATTCAAATAAGATTTGTTTGATTGGATGGATTGTTTTTGGGAGCCCGATCCGTTTGTGAGGAGAACAATTTCCATAAAGATACATTTTGTTCTCGAGAGTGATTGTAAAATAACCTTTGCCCGATTGGGTAAGAATTGGTAGAGAGTTAACTTCCTCGTACCAAAAACTAAATGGAAAAAATAGAAACAATACACAAAGGATCAATCGATTGGTGATTCTGTTTTGGTTAAGGTTGTATCGATGTAGACCCCCAAGGATCAAAATAAGAAGGATTGAAACAACCAATAGAAGGTTTGTCTCCGCTTTCCATTCTTTGTAAGCTCGTTCGAAATTTGATAAGGATTGGAAGATTTTTAAAAAAAGGGAAAGTAGGTAACTTGCCGGAATCCAAATCCAATGCGATAAAATAAGGGAGAATGAACTTGGTAAAAAACTTTGGAGGAGAAGTGTCGTATACAAACTAGGAAGTAAGATTCCAGCAAGTGGAACCAGACAATAATTGATCCAAATCCCTCCAAATGAGTAAGAGTGAAAATAATACACAAGAATTGGGAACGTACATAAGGAACAAACAATTGTCAGTGTAAAATTTTCCTTCAAGAAGGATTTGTTAGTTTTTAAAACCATCTGGTCCAAACTGGGTTTGAGATAAAAGATTCCAAAAACTGCACTAAATGAGAGTAAAAATCCAATGCTTAAAAAATCAGAGAAACAAAAAAAGGCAATGGTCGCAGAGGATATGATCAGTAGATCACTAACGGCGATTTTGCGGTAAAATAATGAGGAGACTAATGTCAAAAATGCAAAGAGGTAAGCTCTAACAAAGGAGACAGGAAAGTTTAAAACATATAAATATAGAA
Encoded proteins:
- a CDS encoding 7TM diverse intracellular signaling domain-containing protein: MRNTKTIFNIPILSFFSAYLLIHPANFLMAAPKIDLATEMSGVVIWNQVLVLEDPTQSISEATIVSGEKDGEFKQLTSPNLGFSQSVFWVKLDVTNPNSQVVRWNLLFDFPLIDEIQILGDPVPKNSLRKLGDTSPFSERNVEYRNPVFPFETLPKTNSVYYLKIKSESTIPLALELWTEREFNEKINKEQMIFGIFYGILFVMIAYNFFIYIFTYEKSYLLYLFFISSIFFFHLVNNGFAFQYIWPNWVFWANYSLPFFICLSCITGIIFTHNYLSLKKHLPKVSKLMWVWVGILVLFSFITFFLHYRVAMVTSILLTVPTALLLVYSGTYTFLANVRTARYYLISWLFFLLGVLLYSLKSLGFLSDNHITRWTIQIGTALQTILLSLGLADRINFLTRSLRENLRDLSHAKIKIEESEKRFREIFQGSDEVILMMNEDFEIINANRSLSKHLGYRLDDLRNKKITEILYTGRDQKSDYNVMYVNDKLTDLKMTGSAINFRTELSQKYVKEPKEMVCRIQYIDFEETREVLMTLSPENEDTIIQLIDSEKIELSMNNYLRNAELVSQKITSQLAKYLTNIEQTEVRSSIREIIINAVEHGNLNISFDEKSKALLEGNYLEFLQKRQEDPRYRHKKVKIEYSFSSEYVAYRITDEGRGFDHKKHMEKSLDEMNEAHVQHGRGILMTKSVFDRIEYNDKGNQVSLIKFINRD
- a CDS encoding 50S ribosomal protein L11 methyltransferase; translated protein: MEYRELKVNLPKELSDPFYELLDSLQCAGYYEILFDGEAPKEKDQGLIRDNTNIRIYLQTDEVEKELKILIFLKLHAPNNSNSESRIIETRDYEEAYKEYYKPFPIGNKLWVIPTWEKNEPNTIALWKPTGGIPLFINPGVAFGTGHHETTKLILEHLDSLFAEGKFLFQSACDVGTGSGILSIGLAKFGVSKIFALDIDPNAVKAAWSNWTENEYPKGFQFSVEESGIDNPKLSKEKYDLAIANITFAVLSQNIRHLAKINAPRIIFSGIITEKKDEFLSLLQSHLPGKLLYSKEWNEWWVLDWQKN
- a CDS encoding helix-turn-helix domain-containing protein, with product MVSKVEQTSDGLDPLISESGDYITDVVKENLKLIRHTKGFSLDKLANRCGVSRAMLSQIEQGKSVPTISVLWKIANGLNVPFSELLKEKNQDGIHILKAENSKVLYSNSKVFASRALFPFLGNRKTEFYELILKPGGHEVAEPHKTGTTENLVVVSGKLRLRVGEKVVELEPKDSVFFKADVSHEYSNPTDQETLMYLVMDYTDEIG
- the rsmI gene encoding 16S rRNA (cytidine(1402)-2'-O)-methyltransferase; its protein translation is MNRLYLVSNSIGNDLDLPPRTKQLLEEADWILGEEQRTTSTLLKKLGISKPFDLLNEHTSRSEMDEIGMKLAMTKRTCLISDSGSPGLEDPGKWLVPLAWEMGVEVRSAPGPTALVSALTSSGFATSPFLFLGFLPREEKEREKTLKQYLGLGITLAFYETPYRAKHCLETLAKILPNDRMIFLALGISFAHETSFRGTAKEVQKKFPQGMKLPPVFVIEEKKERHKR
- a CDS encoding HAD family hydrolase, which gives rise to MTNLTKHSWTDEIYDRLTTLIPKKTGIVCFDFDNTLIRNDFGEKIMDQIIREDLIFLPTDLSPFFRDKKLWKDHTKLSLAEKEHLIWEEYSFQLKEFGIERGYRWTCFLFQGLSKEDYYEISRRAWKRVNLPEDESGVFPQVEMKDLIQFLHHHNWKVFIVTASPEPGIAAIAHHFPVLESNVIGMRQTLDGNGRYTHELIEPYTYGEGKVKAIEERIGQYPDLVFGDSFNDYPMLTKAKEFGVAIDKGDPEFVKACSAKGILIQPYFTYQTLIK
- a CDS encoding M23 family metallopeptidase encodes the protein MKRNRSYYIILVLILFVVTYSAYAAYQKQKNGPVFLDNHVFQRYNDQWGLWVDLNAEKKSLLEKASEFGVLAQEVMEINHLTETELKRLKRSLFFPYSAEYMRNLQEKELFRETIDSPIDQFIWPVLPNNKSRISSRIGRRWNTWHTGLDIAIPKNSIVLAAADGVVEEAGRGGDYGLAVKIYHHDMNHFHTVYGHNQELLVKPGDIVKKGQIIAFSGNTGKSTGPHVHFEVRFHNVYLNPENFLTPFEEGVATNLVGFAD
- a CDS encoding sterol desaturase family protein; the encoded protein is MFENFTPPPIVTYAIPVFFLLIGIEVYIGYRRNKDLYRLNDSIADLSTGIISQIWGLFQKGVGLYAYFYIYEHFRFFEFAMTNPWAWVLCIVGQDFCYYWSHRLAHEVNFLWAGHVIHHHSEEYNLVVALRQTGLGGLVTWVFYVPLALIGFHPWMYLASGQINLIYQFWVHTKAVGKIGKIGEYILSTPSHHRVHHAINPIYIDKNHGGIFILFDRMFGTFQEETEPCVYGTVKPLRSFNPVYANFHYYWELLKQAFAAEYFMDKIRVFLKPPGWYPRQGNQPAGFLPIPEVSPNSFQKYDPKPATEVKTYTTTWFVLVLLLSFAFLLFVPKFSFVSQVLVTIWVTLSLVSINALIENKTWAGALEITRLLFGFLVLGYFDVNWAYYAIGIVCLVIAGIYLYRTGQQKTQATS
- the rsmA gene encoding 16S rRNA (adenine(1518)-N(6)/adenine(1519)-N(6))-dimethyltransferase RsmA; this translates as MKSPYSTISQIQTFFEQKGIRAQKKFGQNFLIDNNIVEYIVNTAKPLFAEDDVSLAEIGIGLGTLTYPILSLGKHTDLFEIDFAYIELAKDEILPKFPKANLFAGDALENLHHIFPKKVFVFGNLPYHLTTEIINTLIIHCRNFQGGIFMVQKEFAERLVKETSSLSVFLSAFCEVKYLKTVHKNCFFPIPKIHSALILLSPKKEKGKQHWSPQSEVEVEIWSRMLRTVFWGKRKQIQVSLRESPFSEDPIFREALAEALVRSEIPPTKRPEELNREQFLNLGQHLLDILSK
- a CDS encoding ComEC/Rec2 family competence protein; the protein is MRVNTKLLPNSNFGWFCFGICLTATTFKIGNKIPGIYAFLFLFQLLFFCLLIILPPKLTKKYNHRIPWVILASFLFLLFAEPNQTLSQKFPKLFFRDFLKQELNRSPLSPFESRIVLGLVTGSTKEIPKDFKELAKESGILHLFAASGLHLGIFIGSIQFLGNLIFSKHRWLSILLSLGFGFLYLYVLNFPVSFVRAYLFAFLTLVSSLFYRKIAVSDLLIISSATIAFFCFSDFLSIGFLLSFSAVFGIFYLKPSLDQMVLKTNKSFLKENFTLTIVCSLCTFPILVYYFHSYSFGGIWINYCLVPLAGILLPSLYTTLLLQSFLPSSFSLILSHWIWIPASYLLSLFLKIFQSLSNFERAYKEWKAETNLLLVVSILLILILGGLHRYNLNQNRITNRLILCVLFLFFPFSFWYEEVNSLPILTQSGKGYFTITLENKMYLYGNCSPHKRIGLPKTIHPIKQILFESETCLQTVLRLQKKEKIKDVIFFESHVSPFIRQFKKQGIQIQSSLRLGNDLTKDVTLFRFDGNPKEVNSLLRALKESEKFKSLPKWKGILVLDFPPWKKKEAKEWIIYQKLLGISNAWKIIIVEDQFEISLFHYLTNPNLL